Proteins from one Pseudomonas grandcourensis genomic window:
- a CDS encoding TonB-dependent receptor yields MTRTKLSLLIPLLGSVSAQAWAEDTDQQPGTLNMQATVVSATRSEATIASIPGSVQVIDEQQIRQQSGAGRRVSDILGQLVPGLAPSSGGMSNFGQTLRGRNMLVLIDGVSQNATRDNFRQLNSIAPASIERIEVVSGASSIYGAGASGGIINIITKRNQGQDIAYSSKLGLTTGNNLNSKGFAYEAFQSATGRKDALDWYVSADLTQRNDQYDGNGNRIPQDTSQGSNMDTDTYDLQGRFGYELDADKKLSLSLQDYKDQQDTDYTKDPKNLQEAVAVKGLKLDDQPYTHNQAANLNYTDNDFYGQGLQLESYWRRADALFFPDLSRGKAGIADNNSVQDVYGLRAAIDTPLPAIGSATGNLVWGADYDHERSRQRGDQYTLKGLTYTKTGTTYEMGPDIETTTKALFGQMSWDIGDWTLRGGVRREWIESEVSDSIAYGQIVQTGVRAILPGDTLKYDATLYNLGAVYHLSEHQDVFANYSQGFSLPDIQRFLRDVNSTFDIQSLNAQAIKVDSYELGWRGDWDQWQADVTVYENTSDVTQFYDANNRVLRLINQKERVRGIENSLTYRATDHWSVGGTYAWAKGETQQNGKWIDLPATRISPAKTTLFVGYTEDDYTLRLQGMHLASYDAAAKDNNGRDIEGYTLVDLLGSVYLPVGRLEGGVYNLTNRTYVNLFAQANAKAPYPNAEGRTLSMTYSIDW; encoded by the coding sequence ATGACCCGAACCAAACTTTCCCTGTTGATTCCGTTGCTCGGCTCCGTCAGCGCCCAGGCCTGGGCCGAGGACACCGACCAGCAACCCGGCACATTGAACATGCAAGCCACCGTCGTTTCCGCGACGCGCAGCGAAGCGACCATTGCCTCGATTCCAGGCTCGGTCCAGGTGATCGACGAACAACAGATCCGCCAACAGAGTGGCGCCGGGCGCAGGGTCTCCGACATCCTGGGGCAACTGGTTCCCGGCCTGGCGCCATCCAGCGGAGGGATGAGCAACTTCGGCCAGACCCTGCGCGGGCGCAACATGCTGGTGTTGATCGACGGCGTGTCGCAGAACGCCACGCGAGACAACTTCCGCCAGCTCAACAGCATCGCACCGGCCAGTATCGAACGCATCGAGGTGGTTTCCGGTGCCAGCAGCATCTATGGAGCCGGTGCTTCGGGCGGCATCATCAACATCATCACCAAGCGCAACCAGGGTCAGGACATTGCCTACAGCAGCAAACTGGGTTTGACCACCGGCAACAATCTCAACAGCAAGGGTTTCGCCTACGAGGCCTTTCAGAGTGCGACCGGGCGCAAGGATGCCCTGGACTGGTACGTGTCCGCCGACCTGACACAGCGCAACGATCAGTACGACGGCAACGGCAATCGCATCCCTCAGGACACGTCCCAGGGCAGCAACATGGACACCGACACCTATGACCTGCAAGGTCGTTTCGGTTACGAACTGGATGCCGATAAAAAACTCAGCCTGTCGCTGCAGGACTACAAAGACCAGCAGGACACTGACTACACAAAAGACCCGAAAAACCTGCAAGAGGCCGTGGCGGTCAAAGGACTGAAACTCGACGACCAGCCCTACACCCATAACCAGGCGGCCAACCTCAACTACACCGACAACGACTTCTACGGCCAGGGCCTGCAACTGGAAAGCTACTGGCGCCGGGCCGACGCGCTGTTCTTCCCGGACCTGTCGCGGGGCAAGGCCGGGATCGCCGACAACAACAGCGTGCAGGATGTGTATGGCCTGCGTGCGGCCATCGACACGCCGTTGCCGGCCATCGGCAGCGCGACGGGCAACCTGGTCTGGGGCGCCGACTATGATCACGAACGCTCCCGCCAGCGCGGTGACCAATACACCCTCAAAGGGCTGACCTACACCAAGACTGGCACCACTTACGAGATGGGCCCGGATATCGAAACCACCACCAAGGCGCTGTTCGGACAGATGTCCTGGGACATCGGTGACTGGACCTTGCGTGGCGGTGTGCGCCGCGAATGGATCGAAAGCGAGGTCTCCGACAGCATCGCCTACGGTCAGATCGTCCAGACCGGCGTGCGCGCCATCCTGCCCGGTGACACCCTCAAATACGACGCCACGCTCTATAACCTGGGCGCGGTCTATCACCTGAGTGAACATCAGGACGTCTTCGCCAATTACAGCCAGGGGTTTTCGCTGCCGGACATCCAGCGCTTCTTGCGGGACGTGAACAGCACCTTCGACATCCAGAGTCTCAACGCCCAGGCCATCAAGGTCGACAGCTACGAGCTGGGCTGGCGTGGTGACTGGGACCAGTGGCAGGCCGACGTCACCGTCTATGAAAACACCTCGGACGTGACCCAGTTCTACGATGCCAATAACCGTGTCTTGCGGCTGATCAACCAGAAAGAGCGGGTTCGCGGCATCGAAAACAGCCTGACCTACCGCGCGACCGATCACTGGTCGGTGGGTGGCACCTATGCCTGGGCCAAAGGCGAGACCCAGCAGAACGGGAAATGGATCGATCTGCCGGCGACACGCATTTCACCGGCAAAGACCACGCTGTTCGTCGGCTACACCGAAGACGACTACACCCTGCGCCTGCAAGGCATGCACCTGGCCAGCTACGACGCTGCCGCCAAGGACAACAACGGGCGCGACATCGAAGGTTATACGCTGGTGGACCTGCTCGGCTCCGTGTACTTGCCGGTCGGTCGCCTGGAAGGCGGGGTGTACAACCTGACCAATCGCACGTACGTCAACCTGTTCGCCCAAGCCAACGCCAAAGCGCCCTACCCCAACGCCGAGGGTCGGACCTTGAGCATGACCTATTCGATAGATTGGTGA
- a CDS encoding class II glutamine amidotransferase: MCELLGMSANVPTDIVFSFTGLMQRGGRTGPHRDGWGIAFYEGRGLRLFQDPAASCESEVANLVQRYPIKSEVVIGHIRQANVGKVCLSNTHPFVRELWGRNWCFAHNGQLADFQPVASFYRPVGDTDSEAAFCDLLNRVRAAFPEPVEVEALLPDLVAACAEYRSKGVFNCLLSDGDWLFCYCSTKLAQITRRAPFGPARLKDVDVIVDFQAETTPNDVVTVIATEPLTENETWTRYEPGQWSLWRRGECVSQGQTS; the protein is encoded by the coding sequence ATGTGTGAGTTATTGGGCATGAGCGCCAATGTCCCGACCGATATCGTGTTCAGCTTCACCGGGCTGATGCAGCGCGGCGGACGCACCGGCCCGCACCGCGATGGCTGGGGCATTGCCTTCTATGAAGGCCGTGGGCTGCGGCTGTTCCAGGACCCGGCGGCGAGCTGCGAGTCGGAAGTCGCGAACCTGGTGCAGCGTTATCCGATCAAGAGCGAAGTGGTGATCGGGCACATCCGCCAGGCCAACGTCGGCAAGGTCTGTCTGTCCAACACGCATCCCTTCGTCCGTGAACTGTGGGGGCGCAACTGGTGTTTCGCCCATAACGGCCAGTTGGCGGACTTCCAGCCAGTGGCCAGTTTCTATCGCCCGGTCGGCGATACCGACAGCGAAGCGGCGTTCTGCGATTTGCTCAACCGCGTGCGTGCGGCGTTCCCCGAGCCGGTCGAGGTCGAAGCGTTGCTGCCGGATCTGGTGGCCGCTTGCGCCGAATACCGTAGCAAAGGCGTGTTCAATTGCCTGCTCAGCGACGGCGACTGGCTGTTCTGCTATTGCTCGACCAAGCTGGCGCAAATCACCCGTCGCGCACCGTTTGGCCCGGCGCGCTTGAAGGATGTCGACGTGATCGTCGATTTTCAGGCCGAAACCACGCCTAACGATGTGGTCACCGTCATCGCCACCGAACCCCTGACCGAAAACGAAACCTGGACCCGTTACGAACCGGGTCAATGGAGCCTGTGGCGACGCGGCGAATGCGTCAGCCAGGGCCAGACCTCATAA
- a CDS encoding MFS transporter, protein MSAPDTTAISKASARPGPFDWYRNINQQERRTFWSCKIGYGLDGMDTQMLSFVVPTLIAMWGITTGQAGLIHTSTLIASAIGGWVAGILSDRIGRVRTLQLTVLWFAFFTFLCGFAQSYEQLLIARTLMGFGFGGEWTAGAVLMGEVIRAQDRGKAVGMVQSGWALGWGLTAILYALLFSVLPPEDAWRALFILGIVPAIFVIFVRRLVKDPEIYREAKAKQEPSNPSKFYEIFAPGMLFTTIRASLLTTGALGGYYAITSWLPTFLKNERGLSVLNTSGYLAMVIVGSYVGYVISAYLTDILGRKKNFILFAVGSFTIVLLYTQLPVSNSVMLWLGFPLGFFASGIFSGMGAFLTELFPTRIRGSGQGFCYNIGRALAALFPLLIGLLSQTVPLSVGIGAFAAVSYGVVILAALSLPETRGKQLDAQ, encoded by the coding sequence ATGAGTGCGCCCGACACCACCGCCATCTCGAAAGCCTCGGCCCGCCCGGGACCTTTCGACTGGTATCGCAACATCAATCAGCAGGAACGCCGCACCTTCTGGAGCTGCAAGATCGGCTATGGCCTGGATGGCATGGACACCCAGATGCTCAGCTTCGTGGTGCCGACCCTGATTGCCATGTGGGGCATCACCACCGGCCAGGCCGGGCTGATTCACACCAGCACGCTGATCGCTTCAGCCATCGGTGGTTGGGTGGCGGGGATTCTCTCTGACCGCATCGGTCGTGTGCGCACCTTGCAACTGACCGTGCTGTGGTTTGCCTTCTTCACCTTTCTCTGCGGCTTTGCCCAGAGCTACGAGCAACTGTTGATTGCACGGACCCTGATGGGCTTCGGTTTCGGCGGCGAGTGGACGGCCGGTGCGGTGCTGATGGGCGAGGTGATTCGTGCCCAGGACCGTGGCAAGGCTGTTGGCATGGTGCAGTCCGGCTGGGCGCTGGGTTGGGGGCTGACCGCGATTCTGTATGCGCTGCTGTTCTCGGTATTGCCACCGGAAGACGCCTGGCGCGCGCTGTTCATCCTCGGCATCGTGCCGGCGATTTTCGTGATCTTCGTTCGCCGGTTGGTGAAAGACCCGGAAATCTACCGTGAGGCCAAGGCTAAACAGGAGCCGAGCAATCCGTCGAAGTTCTACGAGATCTTCGCCCCCGGCATGCTGTTCACCACGATTCGCGCTTCGTTGCTGACCACCGGCGCGCTGGGCGGCTACTACGCGATCACGTCCTGGTTGCCGACTTTCCTGAAGAACGAACGCGGTTTGAGCGTACTCAATACCAGCGGTTATCTGGCGATGGTGATCGTCGGGTCCTACGTCGGTTATGTCATCAGCGCCTATTTGACCGACATCCTCGGACGTAAAAAGAACTTCATCCTGTTCGCCGTGGGCTCGTTCACCATTGTCTTGCTGTACACACAACTGCCGGTCAGCAACAGCGTGATGCTGTGGCTGGGCTTTCCGTTGGGCTTTTTCGCCTCGGGGATCTTCAGTGGCATGGGCGCATTCCTGACCGAATTGTTCCCCACACGGATTCGCGGTTCGGGCCAGGGTTTTTGCTACAACATCGGCCGGGCGCTGGCGGCGTTGTTCCCGCTGCTGATCGGCCTGCTCAGCCAGACCGTGCCGCTGAGTGTAGGCATCGGTGCCTTTGCGGCGGTTTCCTACGGCGTGGTGATCCTCGCGGCCCTGAGTTTGCCGGAAACCCGTGGCAAGCAACTCGACGCCCAGTAA
- a CDS encoding S9 family peptidase, with translation MPLSANIHDAPIAHKAEGSDPYAWLQERDTEAVLDYLKAENSYQQAQTADQAALRETLFEEIKGRILETDLSLPSPWGPYLYYTRTTAGDEYARHYRCPRPADDSLTLDESREQLLLDPNELANGGFFSLGAFSISPDHQRLAYSIDSSGDEIYTLFVKELSDGRVSELEFQDCDGSMTWANDSLTLFFGELDDTHRPHKLHRYRLDGTAAEEVFHEPDGRFFMHCYRSSSEQQLLLSVGSKTTSEAWVLDANQPQQAFTCIAPRVEDHEYDVDHGVLDGQRTWFIRSNRDGINFALYTAVDTGAAPTEADWQNLIPHSDTVMIDGISLNTGVMTLSLRVGGLPVIEVHPQGLAPYRVQLPDAAYSLHVQNSLEFESDRIRLRYEALNRPAQIRQLELASGEQKVLKQTPVLGPFDADAYVSQRLWATAPDGTQVPISLVIKRADLGKPVPLYLYGYGAYGESLDPWFSHARLSLLDRGMAFAIAHVRGGGELGEAWYRAGKQEHKHNTFTDFIACAEHLIAQGFTTAPQLAISGGSAGGLLIGAVLNQRPDLFGAAIAEVPFVDVLNTMLDPDLPLTVTEYDEWGNPEAPDVHDRIKAYAPYENVTAQAYPATLVIAGYNDSRVQYWEAAKWVAKLRATKTDSNPLLLKTELGAGHGGMSGRYQGLRDVALEYAFLFKVLGIA, from the coding sequence ATGCCCCTATCCGCCAACATTCATGACGCTCCGATTGCCCACAAGGCTGAAGGCTCCGACCCGTATGCCTGGCTGCAAGAGCGCGACACCGAGGCAGTGCTCGACTACCTGAAAGCCGAAAACAGCTATCAGCAAGCGCAAACCGCCGACCAGGCCGCATTGCGCGAAACCCTGTTCGAAGAGATCAAGGGACGGATTCTCGAGACCGATCTGTCCCTGCCCTCGCCGTGGGGACCCTATCTGTACTACACCCGCACCACGGCGGGCGATGAGTACGCCCGGCACTACCGCTGCCCGCGTCCGGCCGATGACAGCCTGACCCTCGACGAAAGCCGCGAACAACTGCTGCTGGACCCCAACGAACTGGCCAATGGCGGCTTCTTTTCCCTGGGTGCGTTCAGCATCAGTCCGGACCATCAGCGTCTGGCCTACAGCATCGACTCCAGCGGCGACGAGATTTACACGCTGTTCGTGAAGGAATTGTCCGACGGCCGTGTCAGCGAGCTGGAATTCCAGGACTGCGACGGCAGCATGACCTGGGCCAACGACAGCCTGACGCTGTTCTTCGGCGAGCTGGACGACACCCATCGCCCGCACAAGCTGCATCGCTATCGCCTGGACGGCACGGCGGCCGAGGAAGTGTTCCATGAGCCGGACGGGCGCTTCTTCATGCATTGCTACCGTTCAAGCTCCGAGCAGCAATTGCTGCTGTCCGTGGGCAGCAAGACCACCAGCGAAGCCTGGGTCCTCGACGCCAACCAGCCGCAGCAAGCCTTTACCTGCATCGCGCCACGGGTCGAGGATCATGAGTACGACGTCGACCACGGCGTACTCGACGGCCAAAGGACCTGGTTCATTCGCAGCAACCGTGACGGCATCAATTTCGCCTTGTACACGGCCGTCGATACCGGCGCCGCGCCCACCGAGGCTGACTGGCAGAACCTGATCCCCCACAGCGACACGGTGATGATCGACGGCATCAGCCTGAACACCGGGGTCATGACCCTGAGCCTGCGGGTTGGCGGCTTGCCGGTTATTGAAGTTCACCCACAAGGCCTGGCGCCTTATCGCGTGCAACTGCCGGATGCGGCCTACAGCCTGCACGTGCAAAACAGCCTGGAGTTCGAAAGCGACCGGATTCGCCTGCGCTATGAAGCCTTGAACCGTCCGGCGCAAATCCGCCAGCTTGAACTGGCGAGCGGCGAGCAGAAAGTCCTCAAGCAAACCCCGGTGCTCGGCCCGTTCGATGCCGACGCCTACGTCAGCCAGCGCCTGTGGGCCACTGCGCCGGACGGCACGCAAGTGCCCATCAGCCTGGTGATCAAACGCGCAGACCTGGGCAAACCCGTGCCACTGTACCTCTATGGCTATGGTGCCTACGGCGAAAGCCTCGACCCGTGGTTTTCCCATGCGCGCCTGAGCCTGCTCGATCGCGGCATGGCCTTTGCCATTGCCCACGTGCGTGGCGGCGGCGAACTGGGGGAAGCCTGGTATCGCGCCGGTAAGCAGGAGCACAAGCACAACACCTTCACCGACTTTATCGCCTGCGCCGAACACCTGATCGCCCAAGGCTTCACCACTGCACCGCAGTTGGCGATCAGTGGCGGCAGCGCCGGTGGCTTGCTGATCGGTGCGGTGCTCAATCAACGGCCAGACCTGTTTGGCGCCGCCATCGCCGAAGTGCCGTTCGTCGACGTACTCAACACCATGCTCGACCCTGACCTGCCATTGACCGTGACGGAATACGACGAGTGGGGCAACCCTGAAGCGCCGGACGTCCATGATCGGATCAAAGCCTACGCCCCGTACGAAAACGTCACCGCGCAAGCTTATCCGGCGACCCTGGTGATCGCCGGCTACAACGACAGCCGCGTGCAGTACTGGGAAGCAGCCAAGTGGGTGGCGAAACTACGCGCGACCAAGACCGACAGCAACCCGCTGCTGCTCAAGACTGAACTGGGCGCGGGGCATGGCGGGATGAGTGGTCGATATCAGGGATTGCGTGACGTAGCACTCGAATATGCATTTTTGTTCAAGGTATTGGGTATTGCCTGA
- a CDS encoding LysR family transcriptional regulator, which produces MNLKFLETFVWVARLKSFRLTADKLFTTQASISSRIAVLEGELGVKLFLRDSRGVSLTPEGLKVLDYAEQMMDTMQALKQSIETRSSKAGRVRIGVMDTVIHTWLSPLVAQMTDHYPLVEIELVADTSLNLCDQLQKGFLDVILQTDLLRQESVRSLELASHPMGWIVASNSLYNREYSGVADLAKERIITYSKNSHPHQEVLALMQANGVTAPRLNCVNSVSAITRLLRDGFGIGALPPVLVAEELARGELTLLDIDQRPPDLQVVVSWRVGVEWAEEIVALCQQVLEEYARKVGERYMVLSKPLARL; this is translated from the coding sequence ATGAACCTGAAGTTTCTCGAGACCTTCGTCTGGGTCGCCCGACTCAAGAGTTTCCGCCTGACCGCCGACAAGCTCTTCACCACTCAGGCCTCGATCTCCAGCCGCATCGCAGTGCTTGAAGGCGAGCTCGGGGTAAAGCTGTTTCTGCGGGATTCGCGCGGCGTGAGCCTGACGCCCGAAGGCCTCAAGGTGCTCGATTACGCCGAGCAGATGATGGACACCATGCAGGCACTCAAGCAGTCGATCGAGACTCGCTCGAGCAAGGCCGGACGGGTGCGCATCGGCGTGATGGACACGGTGATCCATACCTGGCTCAGCCCGCTGGTGGCGCAGATGACCGATCACTACCCGCTGGTGGAAATCGAACTGGTGGCCGATACCTCGCTCAACCTCTGCGATCAGCTGCAAAAAGGCTTTCTCGACGTGATCCTGCAAACCGACCTGCTACGTCAGGAAAGCGTGCGCAGCCTGGAACTGGCCAGCCACCCCATGGGCTGGATTGTCGCCAGCAACTCCCTGTACAACCGTGAGTATTCAGGCGTCGCCGATCTGGCGAAAGAGCGGATCATTACCTACTCGAAAAACTCTCACCCGCATCAGGAAGTGCTCGCCCTGATGCAGGCCAATGGCGTGACGGCGCCACGTCTGAACTGCGTGAACTCGGTGTCGGCGATTACCCGGCTGCTGCGCGACGGCTTTGGCATCGGCGCGTTGCCGCCGGTGCTGGTGGCCGAAGAGCTGGCACGGGGGGAGTTGACCCTGCTGGACATTGATCAGCGACCACCCGACTTGCAGGTGGTGGTGTCGTGGCGAGTGGGCGTGGAGTGGGCCGAGGAGATTGTGGCGTTGTGTCAGCAAGTGTTGGAGGAGTATGCGCGGAAAGTGGGAGAGCGCTACATGGTCTTGAGCAAACCCCTGGCCAGACTCTGA
- the pxpB gene encoding 5-oxoprolinase subunit PxpB translates to MKLWVEVVALDCLMVRLFDEIAEANMPWMLAASESLRTAFAGHLIDLVPSYTTLMVHYDLTALSPAQARELIAQALIDLSPNAHDRGKCHVLPVWYDLSVGPELSLLSQRSGLAVEQVIRRHCEREYQVFALGFAPGFAFMGLVEEVLAAPRLNTPRKKVAAGSVGIAERQTAAYPVVSPGGWNLIGRTPAKLFDRNRDGYSLMQPGDTVRFEAVGHAEFINLGGDDTPLEAMA, encoded by the coding sequence ATGAAGCTGTGGGTAGAAGTGGTGGCGCTGGATTGCCTGATGGTGCGCCTGTTCGATGAAATTGCCGAAGCCAACATGCCGTGGATGCTGGCGGCCAGTGAAAGTCTGCGCACGGCATTTGCCGGGCATCTGATCGATCTGGTGCCGTCCTACACCACCTTGATGGTGCATTACGACTTGACCGCGCTGAGTCCCGCCCAGGCACGGGAATTGATTGCCCAAGCGCTGATCGATCTGTCGCCCAACGCCCATGACCGCGGCAAATGTCATGTGTTGCCGGTGTGGTACGACTTGAGCGTCGGCCCGGAGCTGAGCCTGTTGTCGCAGCGCAGCGGGTTGGCGGTGGAGCAGGTGATCCGTCGTCACTGCGAGCGTGAATATCAGGTGTTTGCCCTGGGTTTTGCACCGGGCTTCGCCTTCATGGGACTGGTAGAAGAGGTGCTCGCCGCGCCGCGTCTGAACACGCCACGCAAGAAAGTCGCGGCCGGCAGTGTCGGCATCGCCGAACGGCAGACGGCGGCCTACCCGGTGGTGTCGCCGGGGGGCTGGAACCTGATTGGCCGCACGCCGGCCAAATTGTTCGATCGCAACCGTGACGGCTACAGCCTGATGCAACCGGGTGACACCGTACGATTCGAAGCGGTCGGCCATGCCGAATTCATTAACCTGGGCGGTGACGATACGCCACTGGAGGCCATGGCATGA
- a CDS encoding MFS transporter — translation MDTMTENDYLIAWGLYAFAALGCLLVWMRLTRWMWRWLREPLRLAMAVLLFSPTIIDPVKDKVAPAVAITALDLLFKVGNNAWRAISDLFMYGMIAFGLYLVLVAIRFPIERASKARKEREAATKAAVRANEPEDDQPFGGAGDDRYGRPPVPSSPQRMRVEPRL, via the coding sequence ATGGACACCATGACCGAGAACGACTATCTGATCGCTTGGGGCCTCTACGCCTTCGCCGCTTTGGGCTGCCTGTTGGTGTGGATGCGCTTGACCCGCTGGATGTGGCGTTGGCTGCGTGAGCCACTGCGCCTGGCGATGGCCGTGCTGCTGTTCAGCCCGACCATCATCGACCCGGTGAAGGACAAAGTCGCACCGGCTGTCGCCATTACCGCGCTCGATCTGCTGTTCAAGGTCGGCAACAACGCCTGGCGGGCTATTTCCGATTTGTTCATGTACGGCATGATTGCATTCGGCCTCTATCTGGTGCTGGTGGCGATCCGTTTCCCTATCGAACGCGCCTCTAAAGCCCGCAAGGAGCGTGAGGCCGCCACCAAAGCCGCCGTCCGTGCCAACGAGCCCGAGGACGATCAACCGTTCGGCGGTGCCGGCGATGATCGTTACGGTCGTCCGCCCGTGCCGAGCAGCCCTCAGCGGATGCGAGTCGAACCCCGTCTGTAA
- a CDS encoding biotin-dependent carboxyltransferase family protein, giving the protein MSRLVIEASTPLCLLQDAGRFGVRHLGVTQGGAADWRSMSWANWLLGNGLDAPVIEITLGGFTVVAEEDCVLALAGADLGAQVDGEALAPWRSFRLHKGQRLQFIRPLLGARAYLAAPGGFDAPKVLGSSATVVREELGGLDGMGHALGKGATLSFSGSSLVLLRELPSQWVQDFTGEPLLDLVLGAQIGEFSGQSLFDAFNSVWSLDSRADRMGVRLLGKALQYQGKPMISEGIPLGAVQVPPDGQPIVLLNDRQTIGGYPRLGALTPLALARLAQCLPGARVRLRPVVQDVAHREQVEYLQRFSNS; this is encoded by the coding sequence ATGAGCCGGCTGGTGATTGAAGCGAGTACGCCACTGTGTCTGTTGCAGGATGCCGGTCGATTCGGCGTGCGACATCTGGGCGTGACCCAGGGCGGAGCGGCCGATTGGCGTTCGATGTCCTGGGCCAACTGGCTGTTGGGCAACGGGCTGGATGCGCCGGTAATCGAAATCACCCTCGGCGGGTTCACTGTCGTGGCCGAGGAAGACTGCGTGCTGGCCTTGGCCGGAGCGGATCTTGGCGCGCAGGTGGACGGCGAAGCGCTGGCGCCATGGCGCAGTTTCAGGCTGCACAAAGGCCAGCGTTTGCAATTCATCCGGCCGCTACTCGGTGCCCGGGCCTATTTGGCGGCGCCGGGTGGGTTTGATGCGCCGAAAGTGCTGGGCAGCAGCGCGACAGTGGTCCGTGAGGAACTCGGCGGCCTGGACGGAATGGGCCATGCGCTGGGTAAAGGCGCGACCTTGAGCTTCTCGGGGAGCTCGCTGGTATTGCTGCGGGAGTTGCCGAGCCAATGGGTGCAGGATTTCACCGGCGAGCCACTGCTGGATCTGGTGCTCGGTGCGCAGATTGGCGAGTTCAGCGGGCAGAGCCTGTTCGATGCGTTCAACAGCGTGTGGAGCCTCGACAGCCGAGCCGACCGGATGGGGGTTCGCCTGTTGGGTAAGGCGCTGCAGTACCAGGGCAAACCGATGATTTCCGAAGGCATTCCGTTGGGGGCAGTGCAGGTACCGCCCGACGGGCAGCCGATTGTGTTGCTCAATGATCGGCAGACCATTGGTGGGTATCCGCGATTGGGAGCGTTGACGCCGTTGGCGCTGGCGCGGCTGGCGCAGTGTTTGCCGGGGGCGCGGGTGCGGTTGCGGCCGGTGGTGCAGGACGTGGCGCACCGCGAACAAGTCGAGTACTTGCAGCGATTTTCGAACAGCTAA
- a CDS encoding 5-oxoprolinase subunit PxpA, with protein MSRLLLNCDIGESFGSWTMGLDAEIMPFIDCANIACGFHAGDPSIMRKTVSLALSHGVQVGAHPAYQDLVGFGRRSMGYAPQELQDILHYQIGALDGICRAQGGRVSYVKPHGAMYNDMMANPTLLCAVLQAVASYDRNLPLMLMATRDNSAAQQMGDEYGVTLWFEAFADRAYDSAGKLVSRQLPGAVHHDAETIIGQALTIARGDPLTASDGSALHLQANTLCVHGDNASSVAAVQRIREALNRQIAS; from the coding sequence GTGAGCCGCCTGCTATTGAACTGCGACATCGGCGAGAGTTTCGGCAGCTGGACCATGGGTCTGGACGCAGAAATCATGCCCTTCATCGATTGCGCCAACATCGCCTGCGGTTTTCACGCCGGCGACCCGAGCATCATGCGCAAGACCGTCAGCCTCGCCCTCAGCCACGGTGTGCAAGTTGGCGCGCATCCGGCCTATCAGGACCTGGTGGGGTTCGGCCGTCGCTCCATGGGCTATGCCCCCCAGGAACTTCAGGACATTCTGCATTACCAGATCGGCGCCCTCGACGGCATATGCCGGGCCCAGGGTGGGCGAGTCAGTTACGTCAAACCCCATGGAGCGATGTACAACGACATGATGGCTAACCCGACTCTGCTGTGCGCTGTTTTGCAAGCAGTGGCGTCCTATGACCGCAACCTGCCGCTGATGTTGATGGCCACCCGCGACAACAGCGCGGCCCAACAAATGGGCGATGAATACGGCGTGACCCTGTGGTTCGAGGCCTTCGCCGATCGGGCTTACGACAGCGCCGGCAAGCTGGTCTCGCGACAACTGCCGGGAGCGGTGCATCACGACGCGGAAACAATCATCGGGCAGGCGCTGACCATTGCCCGTGGCGATCCGCTCACCGCCAGCGATGGCAGCGCCCTGCATTTGCAGGCCAACACCCTTTGCGTGCACGGCGACAACGCCAGTTCGGTCGCAGCCGTGCAACGCATCCGTGAAGCCTTGAACCGGCAGATCGCGTCATGA
- a CDS encoding DUF2937 family protein has product MLLSYLRLVLFAAGLLIGVQVPGFISDYAKRVEAHLIEAQASLSGFQNTANQFFKGDMQALVGHYRASEDPIFRSDADSLSNLLTRQVALDKQFQAMQGPWYIRFLQVVLAADPDIRKETWNGYSYQILLTPEAMVWGMSGALLLSFGIECLFRLIDWVVLGGKRLRQSRPIEERDLRGL; this is encoded by the coding sequence ATGTTGCTCAGTTATCTACGGCTGGTGTTGTTTGCGGCGGGCCTGTTGATCGGTGTCCAGGTGCCGGGCTTCATCAGCGATTACGCCAAGCGGGTCGAGGCGCATCTGATCGAGGCGCAGGCCAGCCTGAGCGGGTTCCAGAACACCGCCAATCAGTTCTTCAAGGGTGATATGCAGGCTCTGGTCGGGCATTACCGCGCCAGCGAAGACCCGATCTTTCGCAGCGACGCCGACAGCCTGAGCAACCTGTTGACCCGTCAGGTGGCCTTGGACAAACAGTTCCAGGCAATGCAAGGCCCGTGGTACATCCGCTTCCTGCAAGTGGTGCTGGCCGCCGATCCGGATATCCGCAAGGAAACCTGGAATGGCTACAGCTACCAGATCCTGTTGACGCCCGAAGCGATGGTCTGGGGCATGAGCGGCGCGTTGCTGCTGTCGTTCGGGATTGAGTGCCTGTTCCGTCTGATTGATTGGGTGGTGTTGGGCGGCAAGCGTCTGCGCCAGAGCCGGCCGATCGAAGAGCGTGATTTGCGCGGCTTGTAA